TTAATGTGGTACTGATGCTGGGGGAGGCAGGCGGTTAATGTGGTCCTGATGCTGGGTGAGACAGGCGGTTGATGCACTACTGCTGCTGGGTGAGACAGGCGGTTGATGCACTACTGATGTTGGGTGAGACAGGCGGTTGCTGCGGTACTGATGCTGGGTGAGACAGGCGGTTGATGCACTACTGATGCTGAGTGAGACAGGCGGTTGCTGCGGtactgatgctgggtgaggcagGCGGTTAATGTGGTCCTGATGCTGGGTGAGACATGCGGTTGATGCACTACTGCTGCTGGGTGAGACAGGCGGTTGATGCACTACTGATGTTGGGTGAGACAGGAGGTTGCTGCGGTACTGATGCTGGGTGAGACAGGCGGTTGATGCACTACTGACGCTGAGTGAGACAGGCGGTTGCTGCGGtactgatgctgggtgaggcagGCGGTTAATGTGGtactgatgctgggtgaggcagGCGGTTAATGTGGTACTGATGCTGGGTGAGACAGGCGGTTGATGCACTACTGATGTTGGGTGAGACAGGCGGTTGCTGCGGTACTGATGCTGGGTGAGACAGGCGGTTGATGCACTACTGATGCTGAGTGAGACAGGCGGTTGCTGCGGtactgatgctgggtgaggcagGTGGTTAATGTGGtactgatgctgggtgaggcagGCGGTTAATGTGGTACTGATGCTGGGTGAGACGGGCGGTTGATGCACTACTGCTGCTGGGTGAGACAGGCGGTTGATGCACTACTGATGTTGGGTGAGACAGGCGGTTGATGCACTACTGATGTTGGGTGAGACAGGCGGTTGCTGCGGTACTGATGCTGGGTGAGACAGGCGGTTGCTGCGGTACTGATGCTGGGTGAGACAGGCGGTTGATGCACTACTGATGTTGGGTGAGACAGGCGGTTACTGCACTACTGATGTTGGGTGAGACAGGCGGTTACTGCACTACTGATGTTGGGTGAGACAGGCGGTTGCTGCGGTACTGATACTGGGTGAGACAGGCGGTTACTGCACTACTGAAGCTGGGTGAGACAGGTGGTTGCTGCGGTACTGATGCTGGGTGAGACAGGCGGTTGATGCACTACTGATGCTGGGTGAGACATGCGGTTGCTGCGGTACTGATGCTGGGTGAGACAGGCAGTTGATGCACTACTGATGTTGGGTGAGACAGGCGGTTGCTGCGGTACTGGTTCTGGGTGAGACAGGCGGTTGAAAGGTCAGCTGGCAATCAGCAAATGAACCCCAATCAGCAAACTCACCTGAGCTGAGTGTTCCTCCCTCAGGGCCTGTTAAAGCACAGTATAGTGCAGAAGAGGTGTGTGGTTGGTTGTATCTGAGTCTGGGTTTAAAATCTGACAGGAATCCATATGTATGGAGGAAGCTTCACAGAGCTTGACTGCTCACTGCTGTTAAGAAAAGGCTCAAACTGTGTGATAAGAGGCAGCACACTCGTAAACAAGACCCATGTGCCCAACTGGACACTGGGTCAGAGATGTCTCCACACTTCCCAGTTGGGGGACAATGATCTTGTGAGAGGCTTTGCCACTATCCCATTAAAAAAAGCAAGCCAAGGAAGGATCCTCTTGCAGACATTTGCCtcgctgactgtttgtaaaaaCTGGTGGGTGGACACTGCAGAATGTTCTTCTCAGGGAACTGTGTCACACCAAAAGGGTGAAGCTGTCTGTAGTGGGAGGGACATCAGGCAGGGACCCAGGGGACTGTATGGTGTGGAGTGTGAAGTGTGGAGGAGTGAGCATTGGCTAGTGGACCAAAAACTAAATCAGTCGTTAGATGCTATCTCTACTAGATGAGGACTGATCTCCTATACAGTAAAACTGCATTCAGCTTTACTGGATCAGGGATAGGCTCCTCCTTCTTTTGATCTGTTCATAAAtacattcaattaaatattACCACAGAAACAattaacatttaattacatCAATAAAAGTGAAGTGTAAAATCTGGGACCCATTTATGGGGTGTTCTTGGCCCTTTACCTGAACTCCAGATATTATACAGCATTTCCTACATTCCATAGAGTCTGTCTCTATTGCACTGACCAGTGCTGTACTGGcatgatttttatatttatttctttattttttggtcaattttatttattcattattttccgcttcctcagcaGGTACTGTGTCttagttttttattaattaattattttattaaacttttccacagcactgtgtgtacatGCAGTTCTATACAGCCAATGAGGAACTGACCTCAGTGACCTGACTCCTCCtctccattgtgatgtcatgctgATGACATCACGGAACCTATAAATAGGCCTGCTCTCCCTCATTGGCTCAGTTGGGATTCAGCAGCCCGCTAGACAGCTGATTCCTGTGTtgtcagtgacactgatgtcATTTGGCTGAAGCTCTTATCTAGAGCCAACTTATCTAGAACTGGCTTCCATCTGCAGGGAAACAATGGAAAGCAAGAAAGCCTTGAAGAGCCTGGGCTTTCAGGTGGTCCGCAAAATCGGTGAAGGGAGTTTTGGAAAGGTGATGCTGGCCACGTCCAAGAAGTACCCCGACCAGGTGGCCATTAAAACAATGGACCTCAAGTTGATGAAACCTGGTTTTGTTTCCAAATATCTGCCCCGGGAACTCGCCATTCTCCGAAAAGTACagcaccctcacattgttcagGTGCATGACATCATTGAGGTGCGTAACAGGCACGTGTTCATCGTGATGGAGGCTGCCTCAACCAATCTCTGTCACATGATCcaggagctccaccacatccccatTGACCAGGCCAAAAGGTGGTTCTCCCAGCTCGTGAGTGCCGTGgtctatctgcaccagcagaACATTGTCCATAGAGATCTGAAGTGCAGTAATgttctgctgactgctgatgaccaAATCAAACTGACCGACTTCAGTTTAGTTCGCATCTCAAGAGGCTTCCCTGACCTGAGTGAGTCGTACTGTGGCACTCCTCACTACTCTGCTCCTGAGGTGCTTCTGCATGAGCCCTACGACCCGAAGAGGAGTGATGTGTGGAGCCTGGGTGTGATCTTGTACACCATGGTCACTGGGTCCCTGCCCTTCGACAGCAACAATCTGAAAAGGCTCCCGCATCTCCAGAAGCGACCCTTGAATTATCCAGATGGTGTCACCGTGGATGAGCCCTGTAAGAACTTCATCTCCTACATGCTGAAGTTCCATTATTACCTTCGGCCTTCGGTGGCAGAGGTGGCACAGCACCAGTGGCTGCAGTTGCCTGAAGACCGGTGAGTAAACCATTGAGCTGGAACTGGAGTCTCTAGTTCCAggtttataaatataaagaatatttcattgtacttttattttaattggaTTTTTGTTGGTGATGATTTGATTTTAGATTGTGGGTTTATATCTCTATATAAAGAAGAACCCATACTGTATTAGAACGTTACTAGAACTCTCCTGTAGATGTAAATTAAAGCACATATAGGAAGAAGAGGGGGCTCAGATTGGGGCAACATTTGAAGAACTGTTAAACACTGAACTGCTAGAAGTTCTTTTAGAAGAGCTGTTAGGATTAAGATCAAAACTGAATCAGGACTAAATAAACTGCTGATTCCAGCAGGAATGCACAGGAGAAAGAGGTCCTCACAACCTCCTCCACCTTCTAACTTTCTGCTTCTTTCTTCATCTGCAGGGAGAAAATAGACACTGACAAAGCCCTGAGAAGCTTGGGCTTTGAGGTGCTGGGCAACATCCAGGAAGGCAGTTTTGGcaaaattaagctggccacgtccAAGAAGCACCCCAAGCAGGTGGCCATTAAAATAGTGGACCGTGTATTGATGGAACCTGACTTGGTGAGCAAATTTCTGCCCCGGGAACTGGACATCCTGAAAACAGTGATGCACCCTCACATCGTTCAGGTGCATGACATTTTTGAGATGCCTAACCATCTGGTGTTCATCGTGATGGAGGCTGCAGCCACGGATCTCCATCAAAAGATCcaggagctccaccacatccccgTCGATCAGGCCAAAAGGTGGTTCTCCCAGCTTGTCAGCGCTGTGGACTATCTGCACGAGCAGGACATTGTCCATCGAGATCTCACCTGCAGTAATGTCCTGCTGACTGCTGACGGTCAAATCAAACTGACCGGCTTCAGGTTTGGACGCATTTCAAAAGGCTCCCCTGAAGAAAGTAAGACGTACTGCTGCACTTCTTACTACACTGCTCCTGAGGTGCTTTTGGCTACGCCCTACGAGCCAAAGAAGAGCGATGTGTGGAGCCTGGGCGTGATCCTGTACGTCATGCTCACTGGGTCCAGGCCGTATGACCACACGGATTTGAAAGAGCTTCCAAATCTCCAGCAGCGACCCTTGACCTTTCCGGAAGGGATGGCGGTGGAGGAGTCCTGTCAGGACCTGATCGCCTACATGCTGCAGTTCCGTCCTTCCTTTCGGCCTTCGGTAACACAGGTGGCAAAGCATCCTTGGTTGCAGTCAAGTCAAGAACAGTAAGTAAACCATTGCGCTGGAACCCGAGTATCTAGTTCCAGGATTATAAACATGAAGAACAATTTCATTGTATTTTAACTGTAATTAGATTTATTGTTGATTTATTATTAAGCTTTTatttcttgcttgtttgtttacatgtaactgagttgtttattcatttctattttaattGATTAGCTTTGAAAAACTTTAGAATGAACAAACCCTGTTGATGCTTTTTGGGTGATTGGGTGattcacaaagcagcatttctcaGCTTAAGCCCAGTGTTAAGGACTGGAATGTCCCTCAGCTCTTCTTCTATTGGACAGGCTGGACTCTGGGATTCAGTTCTCTGACTGAACTGAGAACCCTGCTTTGTGACTCCCCCTGAGACTGGTCAGCTGTTTACTTATTTGCTGtatttgtcttgtatttttATCAACAGTGAAATGAGTGAGACTGCAGACTCATCTGTGGCTGAGGCTAAAAGCGCTCCACAGGAGAATGCGTTCGGGTTTCCAGACAGACTCTGTGATGAGAGCTGTAAGGagatccagcagcagcagcaggacacTGGAGATGTAGATGGGGAGAAGGTCCTGTCTCTGACCGACGCTGATGAGCAGAACACCATTAAGCGTTTGGAGAAAATACGgtatgtttgcttgtttgtttgttgtttacacACTATTTATGACTGTTGTATCTCTGCTCTCTCCAttaaaacagtcagtctggcagcACTGGCACTAAGGATACACACTTGGTGTAATTTCCATATTATGCAGTAATAAAGGTCACTCAGAGTGAAGAGCTGTTCTGTAAATCAGTGAATAGGTAACATACAGTATTAGCTCACTAACAATAAGCTAATACTTATTCTCCACATTGCTTCTGTACCGtctccagagttataggcagGTTTGTGGTGGAAGCCGTTGACGAGGACGGGGAACCCAGTTCTCATGGAGACGTCAGCCCACTCCAGGAAGACGACAGCAGTAGAGCTGGGGCAGGTCTAACTTGCCGAAGTGTGGAGGCTGTGGAGGAGGAGCACGGCTGCTTCTGCTGCAGTCCtttttgtgctgcagttaaaagggcagctaaaGCTTATGTTGTCACACCGATTACCAGAGCCTCCCGGTCACTTCGAGGGAAGGTGAAGAAGTTCTTCATCTCTGCGGTGCacaactcctcctcttcccagcAGGGGGCTCCACATTCTGCTGCCTCCACAGAAGCTCCTGCCTGTTCCAGTCCTGAACAGAGACGTGAGGATGGGACTTCGGACATCCTGCTCCATGGGctggtggtggaggcagaagctgtcctcccacagcccacagtgaggcagggaagaagaaggctgcGATTCCCCAAGTTTAAGGTAAGTGGACTGTTGAGTGATCGTGACGGTCCTTTTAGTCCATAAAATCACTTAAAATATTGATCAGAAATGTTTCAGTTGGTCaatctttgtcatttttgtctctccaacagatcctgaagaagagaGTTCATCCTCTGTAGACGAACAGCACGGCTCCCAGTAATGGTAGTGTACTGTCTGGGTTTGATTCTGAAGGGAAAGTCCCGCTCCATGGGCCGGTGGTGGAAGCAGAAGCTGTGCTCCCATCGCCCATTGTGATGCAGGAAAGCAGGAGACCGAGTCTTCAGCTCCCCTTCAGCTCCCACAAGGTCTGGGTTGGAGATGAGTGATTGGAGGAACAGCCTGCCTGATCTCAACCCGAGGGGTAGGGTGTTATTGGACTTTTGTGCTAGTCCCAATTTGTCCACAGCAAACACCATGTTCAAACACAAGGTTGCTCATGAGTGTACTTGATACGCTCATAGTGTACCTTGAGCCAAAGGTCACTTCATGATATTGTGCTCATATCATGTCACCTGAGGCCATGTTTGGACTCTCGGGCAAAGAGAGGCACTGAGCTGTTAACTGATCATCATCTAGAGGTGAGTTGGGCCAGGTGGCGGGGAAAACTGCCAGACAGACCTACGACGGCCCAAACGACTAGTGAGGGTCTGCTGGGAAAGACCTGATTTCCTGattttttgtaaagctgctttgcaacaTCATCAGGTTTGCAGTGGCAGCAGTCCAGGGAGTAGGAGCAGTGTGGAGAGTCCATGGAGAATGACGTTCGGGTGGCCACAAGGAGGTTCTGTAAAATAATCCAACAAATCAGAAGAGGAAGGAGAATCATTGTCCAAACTGTGGTCAGTTAGGGCGGTGAAGCTCTGAtctcagctgaggatattgttggGCAGTGTATAGAACACCTAGAGGAACTCCTAAACTCGAGGAACATGCCTTCTGTCCAGGAGGTAGGGCTGGAAGCTACCAGGGAGTCAGaatctctccacctctctggCCAAAGTCACTGAGGAAGCTGAAGAAAGCTCCATAGTGGCAAAGCACCAGAAGTGG
The genomic region above belongs to Salminus brasiliensis chromosome 8, fSalBra1.hap2, whole genome shotgun sequence and contains:
- the LOC140561140 gene encoding ribosomal protein S6 kinase alpha-3-like gives rise to the protein MESKKALKSLGFQVVRKIGEGSFGKVMLATSKKYPDQVAIKTMDLKLMKPGFVSKYLPRELAILRKVQHPHIVQVHDIIEVRNRHVFIVMEAASTNLCHMIQELHHIPIDQAKRWFSQLVSAVVYLHQQNIVHRDLKCSNVLLTADDQIKLTDFSLVRISRGFPDLSESYCGTPHYSAPEVLLHEPYDPKRSDVWSLGVILYTMVTGSLPFDSNNLKRLPHLQKRPLNYPDGVTVDEPCKNFISYMLKFHYYLRPSVAEVAQHQWLQLPEDREKIDTDKALRSLGFEVLGNIQEGSFGKIKLATSKKHPKQVAIKIVDRVLMEPDLVSKFLPRELDILKTVMHPHIVQVHDIFEMPNHLVFIVMEAAATDLHQKIQELHHIPVDQAKRWFSQLVSAVDYLHEQDIVHRDLTCSNVLLTADGQIKLTGFRFGRISKGSPEESKTYCCTSYYTAPEVLLATPYEPKKSDVWSLGVILYVMLTGSRPYDHTDLKELPNLQQRPLTFPEGMAVEESCQDLIAYMLQFRPSFRPSVTQVAKHPWLQSSQEQ